The following proteins are encoded in a genomic region of Hippocampus zosterae strain Florida chromosome 2, ASM2543408v3, whole genome shotgun sequence:
- the phactr3a gene encoding phosphatase and actin regulator 3a isoform X1 yields MATSDGLDGCLQRGRSQSDPNILTEPEIDLAHGSADVLDQQMVLRTGCLVSGVHTPPIRRNSKLATLGRIFKPWKWRKKKNEKLKQSSTDVALSSGLLYHNPNCSSQGCCSDGTLLLGGFGGPLNSNLTVSSVEYLGPEEEHPLAAVTPFQECERPEESVNAALKDAEGDPEAHPVVQVSDGLQDIRERMEERPEEDIAPGTSPPQVPPKPLPQLMTTDDSGPLSLPPHHPNSYHPKEPPHRTPESLVPITLPLRGPLANSSGSPHLGNMIHPPMPPSCIMEELQRAFAIKNRQESVHEVCEQGSSPPRLWCSDGRLSRSCSSENQHASLAGICFGGGGGGGGSDWPKKEAEENKENVRLDQCFSDTSGLPTDLDGWNDSVISGTLPRRLRKELLAVKLRNRPTKQELEDRNIFPARSDQERQEIRQQIEMKLAKRLSQRPNVEELESRNILKQRNDQTEQEERREIKQRLNRKLNQRPTVDELRDRKILIRFSDYVEVAKAQDYDRRADKPWTRLSAADKAAIRKELNEFKSTEMEVHASSKHLTRFHRP; encoded by the exons CAGATGTGTTGGACCAGCAGATGGTGCTCAGGACAGGCTGCCTCGTGAGCGGCGTCCACACTCCCCCCATCAGACGGAACAGCAAGCTGGCCACACTGGGCCGCATCTTCAAGCCCTGGaagtggaggaaaaagaaaaatgaaaagctaAAACAGAGTTCCACAG ATGTAGCATTATCCAGTGGCCTTCTCTACCACAACCCAAACTGCTCCAGCCAGGGTTGCTGTTCAGACGGAACACTCCTGCTTGGCGGTTTCGGGGGACCTTTGAACTCAAACCTCACTGTCAGCAGTGTGGAATACCTCGGGCCAGAGGAGGAACATCCCCTCGCAG CGGTCACCCCCTTCCAGGAATGCGAGCGTCCGGAGGAATCTGTAAATGCAGCACTAAAAGATGCGGAAGGAGATCCAGAGGCGCACCCCGTCGTCCAGGTATCCGATGGCCTGCAGGACATTAGAGAGCGAATGGAAGAAAGACCAGAGGAGGACATTGCTCCAGGAACGTCTCCGCCACAAGTACCTCCAAAACCTTTGCCACAGCTCATGACCACAGACG attCAGGCCCCTTGTCACTCCCTCCTCACCATCCCAACTCCTACCATCCCAAGGAGCCTCCACATCGGACGCCAGAAAGTCTGGTACCCATCACCCTTCCCCTAAGAGGGCCCCTGGCCAACTCCTCAGGGTCGCCTCACCTTGGCAATATGATTCATCCACCTATGCCCCCTAGTTGTATCATGGAGGAACTACAAAGAGCGTTCGCcatcaaaaacaggcaggagag TGTGCATGAAGTGTGTGAGCAGGGCTCATCACCCCCGCGGCTGTGGTGCTCGGATGGCCGCCTTTCTCGCTCTTGCAGCTCAGAGAACCAACACGCGTCGCTGGCGGGCATCTGCTTCggaggcggtggcggcggcggcggttccGACTGGCCCaagaaggaggcggaggagaaCAAGGAGAACGTGCGGCTGGACCAGTGCTTCTCCGACACATCAGGCCTCCCCACCGACCTGGATGGATGGAACGACTCGGTCATCTCTG gCACACTTCCTCGCAGGTTAAGGAAGGAGTTACTGGCTGTCAAACTACGAAACAGGCCCACCAAGCAGGAGCTGGAGGATCGGAACATCTTCCCGGCAAGGAGTGACCAGGAGAGGCAAGAAATACGGCAGCAGATTGAGATGAAGCTTGCTAA GAGGCTGAGCCAGAGACCCAatgtggaggagctggagagtcGGAACATTTTGAAAC AGAGAAATGACCAAACAGAAcaagaggagaggagagagatAAAACAGAGGCTAAACAGAAAG CTTAACCAACGGCCCACGGTAGATGAACTTCGTGACAGAAAGATTCTGATCCGCTTTAGTGACTATGTGGAGGTGGCCAAAGCTCAGGACTACGACAGGAGGGCAGACAAGCCCTGGACGAGACTCTCGGCGGCAGACAAG GCTGCCATCCGTAAAGAGCTGAATGAGTTCAAAAGCACTGAAATGGAAGTACACGCATCCAGCAAACACCTTACAAG GTTCCACCGGCCATGA
- the phactr3a gene encoding phosphatase and actin regulator 3a isoform X3, with amino-acid sequence MPAQNNEARAQILSADVLDQQMVLRTGCLVSGVHTPPIRRNSKLATLGRIFKPWKWRKKKNEKLKQSSTDVALSSGLLYHNPNCSSQGCCSDGTLLLGGFGGPLNSNLTVSSVEYLGPEEEHPLAAVTPFQECERPEESVNAALKDAEGDPEAHPVVQVSDGLQDIRERMEERPEEDIAPGTSPPQVPPKPLPQLMTTDDSGPLSLPPHHPNSYHPKEPPHRTPESLVPITLPLRGPLANSSGSPHLGNMIHPPMPPSCIMEELQRAFAIKNRQESVHEVCEQGSSPPRLWCSDGRLSRSCSSENQHASLAGICFGGGGGGGGSDWPKKEAEENKENVRLDQCFSDTSGLPTDLDGWNDSVISGTLPRRLRKELLAVKLRNRPTKQELEDRNIFPARSDQERQEIRQQIEMKLAKRLSQRPNVEELESRNILKQRNDQTEQEERREIKQRLNRKLNQRPTVDELRDRKILIRFSDYVEVAKAQDYDRRADKPWTRLSAADKAAIRKELNEFKSTEMEVHASSKHLTRFHRP; translated from the exons ATGCCAGCACAAAACAATGAAGCAAGGGCACAAATACTGTCAG CAGATGTGTTGGACCAGCAGATGGTGCTCAGGACAGGCTGCCTCGTGAGCGGCGTCCACACTCCCCCCATCAGACGGAACAGCAAGCTGGCCACACTGGGCCGCATCTTCAAGCCCTGGaagtggaggaaaaagaaaaatgaaaagctaAAACAGAGTTCCACAG ATGTAGCATTATCCAGTGGCCTTCTCTACCACAACCCAAACTGCTCCAGCCAGGGTTGCTGTTCAGACGGAACACTCCTGCTTGGCGGTTTCGGGGGACCTTTGAACTCAAACCTCACTGTCAGCAGTGTGGAATACCTCGGGCCAGAGGAGGAACATCCCCTCGCAG CGGTCACCCCCTTCCAGGAATGCGAGCGTCCGGAGGAATCTGTAAATGCAGCACTAAAAGATGCGGAAGGAGATCCAGAGGCGCACCCCGTCGTCCAGGTATCCGATGGCCTGCAGGACATTAGAGAGCGAATGGAAGAAAGACCAGAGGAGGACATTGCTCCAGGAACGTCTCCGCCACAAGTACCTCCAAAACCTTTGCCACAGCTCATGACCACAGACG attCAGGCCCCTTGTCACTCCCTCCTCACCATCCCAACTCCTACCATCCCAAGGAGCCTCCACATCGGACGCCAGAAAGTCTGGTACCCATCACCCTTCCCCTAAGAGGGCCCCTGGCCAACTCCTCAGGGTCGCCTCACCTTGGCAATATGATTCATCCACCTATGCCCCCTAGTTGTATCATGGAGGAACTACAAAGAGCGTTCGCcatcaaaaacaggcaggagag TGTGCATGAAGTGTGTGAGCAGGGCTCATCACCCCCGCGGCTGTGGTGCTCGGATGGCCGCCTTTCTCGCTCTTGCAGCTCAGAGAACCAACACGCGTCGCTGGCGGGCATCTGCTTCggaggcggtggcggcggcggcggttccGACTGGCCCaagaaggaggcggaggagaaCAAGGAGAACGTGCGGCTGGACCAGTGCTTCTCCGACACATCAGGCCTCCCCACCGACCTGGATGGATGGAACGACTCGGTCATCTCTG gCACACTTCCTCGCAGGTTAAGGAAGGAGTTACTGGCTGTCAAACTACGAAACAGGCCCACCAAGCAGGAGCTGGAGGATCGGAACATCTTCCCGGCAAGGAGTGACCAGGAGAGGCAAGAAATACGGCAGCAGATTGAGATGAAGCTTGCTAA GAGGCTGAGCCAGAGACCCAatgtggaggagctggagagtcGGAACATTTTGAAAC AGAGAAATGACCAAACAGAAcaagaggagaggagagagatAAAACAGAGGCTAAACAGAAAG CTTAACCAACGGCCCACGGTAGATGAACTTCGTGACAGAAAGATTCTGATCCGCTTTAGTGACTATGTGGAGGTGGCCAAAGCTCAGGACTACGACAGGAGGGCAGACAAGCCCTGGACGAGACTCTCGGCGGCAGACAAG GCTGCCATCCGTAAAGAGCTGAATGAGTTCAAAAGCACTGAAATGGAAGTACACGCATCCAGCAAACACCTTACAAG GTTCCACCGGCCATGA
- the phactr3a gene encoding phosphatase and actin regulator 3a isoform X2 encodes MATSDGLDGCLQRGRSQSDPNILTEPEIDLAHGSDVLDQQMVLRTGCLVSGVHTPPIRRNSKLATLGRIFKPWKWRKKKNEKLKQSSTDVALSSGLLYHNPNCSSQGCCSDGTLLLGGFGGPLNSNLTVSSVEYLGPEEEHPLAAVTPFQECERPEESVNAALKDAEGDPEAHPVVQVSDGLQDIRERMEERPEEDIAPGTSPPQVPPKPLPQLMTTDDSGPLSLPPHHPNSYHPKEPPHRTPESLVPITLPLRGPLANSSGSPHLGNMIHPPMPPSCIMEELQRAFAIKNRQESVHEVCEQGSSPPRLWCSDGRLSRSCSSENQHASLAGICFGGGGGGGGSDWPKKEAEENKENVRLDQCFSDTSGLPTDLDGWNDSVISGTLPRRLRKELLAVKLRNRPTKQELEDRNIFPARSDQERQEIRQQIEMKLAKRLSQRPNVEELESRNILKQRNDQTEQEERREIKQRLNRKLNQRPTVDELRDRKILIRFSDYVEVAKAQDYDRRADKPWTRLSAADKAAIRKELNEFKSTEMEVHASSKHLTRFHRP; translated from the exons ATGTGTTGGACCAGCAGATGGTGCTCAGGACAGGCTGCCTCGTGAGCGGCGTCCACACTCCCCCCATCAGACGGAACAGCAAGCTGGCCACACTGGGCCGCATCTTCAAGCCCTGGaagtggaggaaaaagaaaaatgaaaagctaAAACAGAGTTCCACAG ATGTAGCATTATCCAGTGGCCTTCTCTACCACAACCCAAACTGCTCCAGCCAGGGTTGCTGTTCAGACGGAACACTCCTGCTTGGCGGTTTCGGGGGACCTTTGAACTCAAACCTCACTGTCAGCAGTGTGGAATACCTCGGGCCAGAGGAGGAACATCCCCTCGCAG CGGTCACCCCCTTCCAGGAATGCGAGCGTCCGGAGGAATCTGTAAATGCAGCACTAAAAGATGCGGAAGGAGATCCAGAGGCGCACCCCGTCGTCCAGGTATCCGATGGCCTGCAGGACATTAGAGAGCGAATGGAAGAAAGACCAGAGGAGGACATTGCTCCAGGAACGTCTCCGCCACAAGTACCTCCAAAACCTTTGCCACAGCTCATGACCACAGACG attCAGGCCCCTTGTCACTCCCTCCTCACCATCCCAACTCCTACCATCCCAAGGAGCCTCCACATCGGACGCCAGAAAGTCTGGTACCCATCACCCTTCCCCTAAGAGGGCCCCTGGCCAACTCCTCAGGGTCGCCTCACCTTGGCAATATGATTCATCCACCTATGCCCCCTAGTTGTATCATGGAGGAACTACAAAGAGCGTTCGCcatcaaaaacaggcaggagag TGTGCATGAAGTGTGTGAGCAGGGCTCATCACCCCCGCGGCTGTGGTGCTCGGATGGCCGCCTTTCTCGCTCTTGCAGCTCAGAGAACCAACACGCGTCGCTGGCGGGCATCTGCTTCggaggcggtggcggcggcggcggttccGACTGGCCCaagaaggaggcggaggagaaCAAGGAGAACGTGCGGCTGGACCAGTGCTTCTCCGACACATCAGGCCTCCCCACCGACCTGGATGGATGGAACGACTCGGTCATCTCTG gCACACTTCCTCGCAGGTTAAGGAAGGAGTTACTGGCTGTCAAACTACGAAACAGGCCCACCAAGCAGGAGCTGGAGGATCGGAACATCTTCCCGGCAAGGAGTGACCAGGAGAGGCAAGAAATACGGCAGCAGATTGAGATGAAGCTTGCTAA GAGGCTGAGCCAGAGACCCAatgtggaggagctggagagtcGGAACATTTTGAAAC AGAGAAATGACCAAACAGAAcaagaggagaggagagagatAAAACAGAGGCTAAACAGAAAG CTTAACCAACGGCCCACGGTAGATGAACTTCGTGACAGAAAGATTCTGATCCGCTTTAGTGACTATGTGGAGGTGGCCAAAGCTCAGGACTACGACAGGAGGGCAGACAAGCCCTGGACGAGACTCTCGGCGGCAGACAAG GCTGCCATCCGTAAAGAGCTGAATGAGTTCAAAAGCACTGAAATGGAAGTACACGCATCCAGCAAACACCTTACAAG GTTCCACCGGCCATGA